From the Glandiceps talaboti chromosome 10, keGlaTala1.1, whole genome shotgun sequence genome, one window contains:
- the LOC144441072 gene encoding putative enoyl-CoA hydratase: MFKLSKVLFKQVLSSNIATVPVVSRRTIMFSLSDIKPEEFKSVEYTTKDKVAYITLNRPHRLNAIDIHTPKELYQSVLLANDDDSVKVIVLSGSGRAFSSGYDLTYAEVDRGVMGSQKMPWDPYIDYKFMGACTEAFMSLWKSYKPTICKVRGFAVAGGSDIALCCDMVIMEENARIGYPPSRVWGCPTPAMWVYRVGAEQAKRLLFTGDLIDGKEAARIGLVLKAVPENQLDEEVNKLAKRMVNVPTNQLFFQKQVINQAIEHMGLPSTQRLATFFDGMTRHTPEGVQFQQRAAEVGFKKAVLERDSGDETPWSGLNSKL, translated from the exons GTCCTGTTCAAACAGGTACTTTCATCTAATATTGCTACAGTACCAGTTGTGAGTAGAAGAActataatgttttcattatctGATATTAAACCTGAGGAGTTTAAAAGTGTTGAATATACAACAAAAGACAAAGTGGCATACATCACACTAAACAGACCTCATAGACTTAATG CCATAGATATTCATACACCAAAAGAATTATACCAATCTGTCTTATTAGCCAATGATGATGATTCTGTCAAAGTCATTGTCTTGTCTGGGAGTGGTAGAGCTTTCAGCTCAGGTTATGATTTGACTTATGCTGAAGTGGACAGAGGGGTTATGG GCAGTCAAAAGATGCCATGGGACCCATACATAGATTATAAATTCATGGGTGCCTGTACTGAAGCTTTTATGTCACTATGGAAGAGTTATAAACCAACGATATGTAAGGTGCGTGGATTTGCTGTCGCTGGTGGTAGTGATATAGCGTTGTGTTGTGATATGGTCATCATGGAAGAAAATGCCAGGATTGGATATCCTCCATCTAG AGTTTGGGGTTGTCCAACTCCTGCTATGTGGGTGTACAGAGTAGGAGCTGAGCAAGCTAAACGTTTACTGTTTACTGGTGATCTGATAGATGGGAAAGAAGCTGCAAGAATTGGGCTAGTACTCAAG GCAGTACCAGAGAACCAGTTAGATGAGGAAGTCAATAAGTTGGCAAAACGAATGGTTAATGTACCTACCAACCAATTATTCTTTCAAAAACAAGTCATCAATCAG GCTATAGAACACATGGGATTACCTTCTACCCAAAGACTGGCTACATTCTTTGATGGTATGACAAGACACACTCCAGAGGGGGTACAATTCCAGCAGAGAGCAGCTGAAGTTGGATTCAAGAAAGCAGTATTGGAACGGGATTCTGGG GATGAAACTCCATGGTCTGGATTGAACTCAAAACTGTGA